Proteins encoded by one window of Cyclobacteriaceae bacterium:
- the rseP gene encoding RIP metalloprotease RseP, producing MDWMVSLAQLLLSISILVAVHEMGHLLAAKYFGMRVEQFSIGFPPKLISFKKGETEYAISAIPLGGYVKISGMIDESLDTETMNKEPQPWEFRSKPAWQRLIVMLGGIFVNVVVGILIFIGVTYTFGEIYFLKDVINENGGFQVGPVGESIGLKTGDKIVKINGQDFEYLQDIIKPETLLADNAYYTIERDGKLIDINIPPDFIQKFNKREGVGTFVSFRVAPVIAEVSKQTLADRMGLQAGDKIVEVNGQPVSYIDEVNAAVKATGDSIQLGVLRAGQTITFKESFKDQKSIGFRADTKMLEETIEKQMNYGFLESIPLGTERAFTTLVVQVKAFGKVISGVLSPRESLSGPIGIMQAYGTVWDWERFWSLTGVLSLVLAFMNLLPIPALDGGHVMFLSYEMIARRKPSDKFLETAQKIGMVFLLTLMVLIFANDIIKLF from the coding sequence ATGGATTGGATGGTATCGCTTGCTCAATTGTTGTTGAGCATTTCAATTTTAGTAGCTGTACACGAAATGGGTCACCTGCTGGCGGCCAAATATTTTGGTATGCGGGTGGAACAATTTTCAATCGGCTTTCCGCCAAAACTTATTTCCTTTAAAAAGGGTGAAACCGAATATGCCATAAGTGCCATTCCGCTGGGTGGCTACGTAAAAATTTCGGGCATGATTGACGAATCACTTGATACGGAGACCATGAATAAAGAGCCCCAGCCGTGGGAATTCCGATCTAAGCCAGCCTGGCAACGCCTCATTGTGATGCTGGGAGGAATTTTCGTTAATGTAGTGGTGGGTATTCTCATCTTTATTGGGGTTACCTACACATTTGGTGAAATCTATTTTCTGAAAGATGTCATCAATGAAAATGGTGGTTTTCAGGTTGGCCCGGTAGGAGAGAGCATCGGGTTAAAAACCGGAGATAAGATTGTAAAAATCAACGGACAGGATTTTGAATACCTGCAAGATATCATCAAGCCTGAAACACTATTAGCCGATAACGCCTATTACACCATTGAACGGGATGGAAAATTAATCGACATCAACATTCCTCCCGATTTTATTCAGAAGTTCAATAAACGCGAGGGTGTGGGAACGTTTGTTTCGTTTCGCGTAGCACCGGTTATCGCAGAGGTGAGCAAACAAACACTGGCAGATCGTATGGGTTTGCAGGCAGGTGATAAAATTGTGGAAGTTAACGGACAGCCGGTTTCGTATATTGATGAAGTGAATGCTGCCGTGAAAGCCACCGGTGATTCTATTCAGTTGGGGGTACTTCGCGCAGGCCAGACAATCACTTTTAAAGAATCGTTTAAAGATCAGAAGTCAATTGGTTTTAGGGCCGATACAAAAATGCTTGAGGAGACAATTGAGAAACAAATGAATTATGGTTTCCTTGAGTCTATTCCGTTAGGTACTGAGCGTGCCTTTACCACATTGGTGGTTCAGGTAAAGGCATTTGGTAAAGTTATTTCAGGTGTGCTTTCTCCTCGTGAATCGCTTTCTGGTCCAATCGGAATCATGCAGGCTTATGGAACGGTGTGGGATTGGGAACGTTTCTGGTCGTTAACCGGAGTGCTGTCGTTGGTATTGGCATTCATGAACCTGTTGCCCATTCCTGCGTTGGATGGCGGACATGTTATGTTTTTAAGCTATGAGATGATAGCACGAAGAAAACCATCGGATAAGTTTTTAGAGACTGCACAGAAAATCGGGATGGTGTTTTTACTAACACTAATGGTACTTATTTTCGCGAACGATATTATAAAATTGTTCTGA
- a CDS encoding OmpA family protein, producing MKKHFLIFLPAFLLLLSLPATGQKPDRKFKKGGVVQLNDTLTTYSQSDIFNFPNINNVSFYSDKKSLEKIAAIPKDNGNQTHYNLLKAYVQQFGVENFSRNTNMLWQLAKLSEKFGPPGEAVLLYKLVLKHHQQDIDGRQVRQEYDSLTKYQSDYYVPLKYYYELVEYRKEIDTLRPPQGVLLNMGIQVNSPKADYGPTIGNVDTVLLFTSKRNLHTQTLERRYDEDLFYSVQEFDMWMDAVPFNTINTSYNEGSACLSKDGKQLYFARCDSPDSKGSCDIFVADRKEDNSWGNVRNLGDNINTVFWDSHPSLSHTGDTLFFSSDRKGGFGMTDIYFSIKDKDGNWQPAKNMGPIINTRGQEVSPFFHHKFNVLYFSSNGHPLNFGDFDIFKTYKQNGNWAEPKNVGPLVNGAGSEYYFTIDSKSEKLYYARSEGDDPANLDLHSFPVPMEAQPEAIATLKGSLTNSQTGKPMKGIVSIIDLDKGVEVAPKFLRPDGTFDFKLINKRNYLLIIQGDDFFRIEEIFFMDGDMEINKETEPIESKIAFKSLEFESGKADILSSMHEDLSKLGNFMLDHPHIDLTISGHTDSEGKPEANLRLSQERADAIKAYLVYEYKVPSSRITAIGYGGSKPIVEEKTDDDRRLNRRVEFEIKNKID from the coding sequence GTGAAAAAGCATTTTTTAATCTTTCTACCGGCATTTTTACTGTTACTTTCTCTTCCGGCAACTGGCCAAAAACCCGATCGGAAGTTCAAAAAAGGCGGTGTTGTTCAATTAAACGATACCCTGACAACATACAGCCAATCTGACATCTTTAATTTTCCGAACATCAACAACGTTTCCTTCTATTCGGATAAAAAATCGCTTGAAAAAATTGCTGCCATCCCGAAAGATAATGGCAACCAAACACATTACAACTTATTGAAAGCCTATGTTCAACAGTTTGGTGTTGAGAATTTTTCACGCAACACCAACATGCTTTGGCAACTGGCTAAACTTTCTGAGAAGTTTGGTCCACCGGGAGAAGCGGTGCTACTTTACAAATTAGTTTTGAAACATCACCAGCAAGATATTGATGGCCGACAGGTACGACAAGAATATGATAGCCTTACCAAATACCAGAGCGATTACTATGTGCCGTTGAAATACTATTACGAACTAGTGGAGTACCGAAAGGAAATTGATACGCTGCGCCCCCCACAAGGTGTATTACTCAACATGGGCATTCAGGTAAACTCGCCCAAAGCGGATTACGGACCCACCATCGGAAACGTAGATACCGTTTTACTTTTTACATCCAAACGCAACCTGCACACGCAAACACTGGAAAGAAGATACGATGAAGATTTGTTTTACAGCGTGCAGGAATTTGACATGTGGATGGATGCTGTTCCTTTCAATACCATCAACACCAGTTACAACGAAGGTTCGGCTTGCCTGAGCAAAGACGGTAAGCAACTTTATTTTGCACGATGTGATTCACCCGATTCAAAAGGCAGCTGCGATATTTTTGTGGCCGATAGAAAAGAAGACAACAGTTGGGGCAACGTGCGTAACCTAGGCGATAACATCAACACCGTATTTTGGGATTCACATCCTTCCCTCTCGCACACAGGCGATACACTTTTCTTTTCTTCCGATCGGAAAGGTGGTTTTGGGATGACCGATATTTACTTCAGCATAAAAGATAAAGACGGAAACTGGCAACCGGCTAAAAATATGGGGCCGATTATCAACACACGCGGGCAGGAAGTGAGCCCGTTCTTTCACCATAAATTCAATGTGTTGTATTTCAGTTCCAACGGACATCCGTTAAACTTTGGTGATTTTGATATTTTTAAAACTTACAAGCAGAATGGCAATTGGGCCGAACCCAAAAATGTTGGTCCACTGGTAAACGGTGCCGGAAGTGAATACTATTTCACCATTGATTCCAAATCGGAAAAATTATATTATGCCCGGTCGGAAGGTGATGATCCGGCCAACCTGGATCTTCACTCCTTTCCGGTACCGATGGAAGCGCAACCGGAAGCCATCGCAACCTTAAAGGGTTCGCTTACCAACAGCCAAACCGGCAAGCCGATGAAAGGTATTGTTTCCATCATCGATTTGGACAAAGGTGTGGAAGTGGCCCCTAAGTTTTTGCGGCCTGATGGCACGTTTGATTTTAAGCTGATCAACAAACGGAATTATTTGTTAATCATCCAAGGCGATGACTTCTTCCGCATTGAAGAAATTTTCTTTATGGATGGCGACATGGAAATCAATAAAGAAACCGAACCGATTGAAAGCAAGATTGCATTTAAGTCGCTGGAGTTTGAAAGTGGAAAGGCTGATATTTTATCTTCCATGCATGAAGACTTAAGCAAACTCGGAAACTTTATGCTCGATCATCCGCATATTGATCTAACCATCAGCGGGCACACCGATTCAGAAGGAAAACCGGAAGCCAACCTTCGCCTGTCGCAGGAACGTGCCGATGCGATTAAAGCCTACCTGGTTTACGAGTATAAGGTTCCTTCCTCGCGCATTACGGCCATTGGGTATGGGGGCTCAAAACCCATTGTTGAAGAGAAAACAGATGACGACCGCAGACTAAACCGCAGGGTTGAGTTTGAAATAAAGAATAAGATTGACTAA
- the lon gene encoding endopeptidase La, which produces MFNALPIQMVQDETDDLIQLINPEQESDLKPTDLPEELSILPIKNTVLFPGVVIPITVGRQKSIKLVKKAYQGNKIIGVLAQKNAQAEEPSIDDIYRTGTVARIIKMLVLPDGNTTIIIQGKNRFQIKEFVQEEPFLTAQIDLQHDDSPDANNKEVKALVQSLKDAAFKILKLNPEIPQEAHVALDNIHSTAFLIHFLSSNLNVEVGEKQRILETQNIIDRGTLLLQFMLREIQMLEIKHEIQKKVHTDIDQQQRDYFLRQQIKVLQDELGYDTPDKEIEELRKKGEGKKWPKSVADHFNKELDKLLRTNPAAPDYPIAMNYVEFLLDLPWQEYTIDDFDLKKARKILDKDHFGLEKVKTRILEYLAVLKLKQDMKGPILCLYGPPGVGKTSLGRSIAKALNRKYVRMSLGGVHDEAEIRGHRRTYIGAMAGKVLQNIKKAQSGNPVFILDEIDKVRSDFRGDPSSALLEVLDPEQNSTFGDNYLEVEYDLSKVLFIATANSLDTIHPALRDRMEIIEITGYTQEEKIEIAVRHLVPKQLEEHGLKTSDVKFSKKAIAKIIDSYTRESGVRNLERKIGSIVRHVAKSVAMEDAFDKEITEETIRKVLGAEIFDGELYQGNDIAGVVTGLAWTQVGGEILFVESSLSKGKGALTISGQLGDVMKESAMAALSYLKSHAEELGIDHRIFQQYDLHIHVPAGAVPKDGPSAGITMFTSLASIYTQRKVKAKVAMTGEITLRGKVLPVGGIKEKILAAKRSGIKEIILSAKNKRDIDEIEQHYIKGLVFHYVDSVADVLKIALLKDKVKNSMKFTFTDVKAVA; this is translated from the coding sequence ATGTTTAATGCATTGCCTATTCAGATGGTTCAGGACGAGACGGATGATTTGATTCAGTTGATTAACCCTGAACAAGAAAGTGATTTAAAACCGACCGATTTACCTGAAGAACTTTCCATTCTTCCCATAAAAAATACGGTGCTTTTTCCTGGGGTGGTAATACCCATTACCGTTGGCCGGCAGAAGTCCATCAAGTTGGTGAAGAAGGCCTACCAGGGTAATAAGATCATTGGTGTGTTGGCGCAAAAGAATGCGCAGGCCGAGGAACCATCTATCGATGATATTTACAGAACCGGAACGGTAGCGCGCATTATCAAGATGCTGGTGTTGCCGGATGGGAATACCACGATCATCATACAAGGAAAAAATCGTTTTCAGATCAAGGAGTTTGTGCAGGAAGAACCTTTTCTTACCGCACAGATAGACCTGCAACACGATGATTCACCTGATGCCAACAATAAAGAAGTGAAGGCGTTGGTGCAATCGCTTAAGGATGCAGCTTTTAAAATCCTGAAACTGAATCCGGAGATTCCGCAGGAAGCACATGTTGCGTTGGATAACATTCACAGCACAGCTTTTTTAATTCACTTCCTGTCATCAAACCTGAACGTGGAAGTAGGTGAGAAGCAACGCATTCTTGAAACGCAAAACATCATCGACCGGGGTACCTTGTTGCTTCAGTTTATGTTGCGCGAAATTCAGATGTTGGAGATCAAGCATGAGATTCAAAAGAAGGTTCATACCGATATTGATCAGCAACAACGCGATTACTTTTTGCGTCAGCAAATAAAAGTGCTTCAGGATGAGTTGGGGTACGATACACCCGACAAAGAAATTGAAGAGCTGCGGAAGAAAGGTGAAGGAAAGAAATGGCCCAAGTCGGTAGCAGATCATTTTAATAAGGAATTGGATAAACTGTTGCGCACCAACCCGGCCGCGCCAGATTATCCCATCGCCATGAATTATGTTGAGTTTTTACTAGACCTTCCCTGGCAGGAATACACCATCGATGATTTTGATTTGAAAAAGGCCCGGAAGATTTTGGATAAAGATCATTTCGGGTTGGAGAAGGTGAAGACACGAATACTCGAATACCTGGCTGTACTCAAGTTGAAGCAAGATATGAAAGGCCCCATTTTGTGTTTGTACGGACCTCCGGGTGTGGGTAAAACCTCGCTGGGCCGATCCATCGCCAAGGCATTGAACCGCAAATATGTGCGCATGTCGTTAGGGGGCGTGCACGATGAAGCAGAAATACGCGGGCACCGCAGAACGTACATCGGTGCGATGGCGGGTAAGGTGTTGCAAAACATCAAGAAGGCGCAATCGGGTAATCCGGTGTTTATCCTGGATGAGATTGATAAGGTGCGTTCAGATTTTCGTGGCGATCCGTCTTCGGCTTTGCTGGAAGTACTCGATCCGGAACAGAACAGCACATTTGGCGATAACTACCTGGAAGTTGAGTACGATTTATCGAAGGTGTTGTTCATCGCCACAGCCAACTCGTTGGATACCATTCACCCTGCTTTGCGCGACCGGATGGAGATCATTGAGATAACCGGGTATACGCAGGAGGAGAAAATTGAAATAGCGGTTCGTCACCTGGTTCCCAAACAATTGGAAGAACATGGTTTAAAAACTTCAGACGTTAAATTCTCGAAGAAGGCCATCGCTAAAATTATTGACAGCTATACGCGTGAGTCAGGTGTACGTAACCTGGAGCGAAAAATCGGAAGCATTGTGCGCCATGTGGCCAAGTCGGTGGCGATGGAAGATGCATTTGATAAAGAGATTACGGAAGAAACCATTCGCAAAGTACTGGGCGCTGAAATTTTTGACGGGGAACTTTATCAGGGTAATGATATTGCCGGTGTGGTAACCGGTTTGGCCTGGACGCAGGTGGGTGGCGAAATTCTGTTTGTAGAATCAAGCCTGAGCAAAGGAAAAGGCGCCCTTACCATCTCAGGTCAGTTGGGTGATGTGATGAAGGAGTCTGCGATGGCTGCGCTCTCGTACTTAAAATCCCATGCGGAAGAGTTAGGTATTGATCACCGTATTTTTCAGCAGTACGACCTGCACATTCACGTGCCGGCTGGTGCGGTTCCGAAAGATGGACCATCGGCAGGTATTACCATGTTCACTTCGCTGGCTTCCATTTACACCCAGCGCAAGGTAAAAGCTAAGGTAGCCATGACCGGTGAAATTACGCTGCGTGGAAAAGTGTTGCCGGTTGGGGGGATCAAAGAAAAAATACTGGCTGCCAAACGAAGCGGTATCAAGGAGATTATTCTCAGCGCAAAGAATAAGCGCGACATTGATGAGATCGAACAGCATTACATCAAAGGGCTTGTCTTTCATTATGTGGATTCCGTTGCGGATGTACTGAAAATTGCCTTACTGAAAGATAAGGTTAAGAACTCCATGAAGTTTACCTTTACAGATGTGAAAGCCGTGGCGTAG
- the porQ gene encoding type IX secretion system protein PorQ: protein MLGIVLIALSEGSLAQMGGRSSFEFLSLPTHARLGALGGVNVSHADRDPNFFFSNPALVSDSLAGWASAGYLFYVADVGQATFSYTHSFDKIGAVSFGIQHINYGDLEGFDETGLSLGTFRSGETALVISKSHQVSNFRLGINLKGVFSNLAGFRSSALLFDIGGLFVHPSQDLTVGLTIRNAGFVLQQYTATEDSTLPFDVQAGVTFKPEHMPIRFSFTAYKLTQPGKVYDDPNAEEQLKSLNKVLGHVNFGAEILLHRNVNVLVGYNFLRQYELRSDAGGGGTGFTFGISAKIKAFDLVVSQSRYSVGNANYAITLNANLNNMILKKKTI, encoded by the coding sequence ATGCTAGGAATTGTTTTGATTGCTCTAAGCGAAGGATCGTTGGCACAGATGGGCGGTCGGTCATCATTTGAATTTCTTTCGCTACCTACACATGCCCGCCTTGGCGCGTTGGGCGGTGTTAATGTTTCACATGCCGATCGCGATCCGAATTTCTTTTTCAGTAATCCTGCGTTGGTAAGCGATTCACTTGCCGGATGGGCTTCAGCCGGGTACCTGTTTTACGTAGCCGATGTTGGTCAAGCCACGTTTTCGTATACGCATTCGTTCGACAAAATCGGAGCTGTTTCATTCGGTATTCAGCACATTAACTATGGCGACCTAGAAGGATTTGATGAAACCGGTTTGTCGCTTGGCACTTTTCGATCTGGCGAAACTGCGCTGGTGATCAGTAAGAGTCATCAGGTTTCGAATTTCCGGTTAGGCATTAATTTGAAAGGCGTGTTTTCAAACCTTGCTGGTTTTCGGTCGTCTGCTTTGCTGTTTGATATTGGTGGACTTTTTGTTCACCCTTCGCAGGACCTTACGGTTGGGCTTACGATTCGAAATGCAGGGTTTGTGTTGCAGCAGTATACAGCAACCGAAGATTCAACGTTACCATTTGATGTGCAGGCGGGTGTAACGTTTAAACCTGAACACATGCCCATACGTTTTTCCTTTACTGCGTATAAGTTAACGCAACCCGGTAAGGTGTATGATGATCCAAATGCTGAAGAACAATTGAAATCCCTTAACAAAGTGCTAGGGCATGTTAATTTTGGTGCGGAGATATTGCTGCATCGAAATGTAAACGTGCTGGTTGGGTATAATTTTTTAAGGCAATATGAATTACGTTCGGATGCTGGCGGAGGCGGTACTGGTTTTACATTTGGTATTTCGGCAAAGATCAAGGCATTTGATCTGGTAGTCAGTCAGAGCCGATATAGTGTGGGAAATGCAAACTATGCCATTACCCTAAATGCTAATCTGAACAACATGATTTTAAAGAAGAAGACGATATGA
- the hslU gene encoding ATP-dependent protease ATPase subunit HslU, producing the protein MMDSSYLTPQQIVAELDKYIIGQHDAKRNVAIALRNRWRRMSVQSEIKNEIVPNNILMIGATGVGKTEIARRLAKLADAPFVKVEASKFTEVGYVGRDVESMVRDLVEQSVNMVKSRKKEEVKEKAAAIVEDIILDALIPPLKQQTVRTGFSPQPEVVGQEVPTSDMELNERTRALFREKLKNGELEERKIDINIKPSGNPNIGMIGAGMMDEVSMMNLQDMISGMMPKKAKKRKVTVAEARRILLEEEASKLIDMDEVKDEAIQRAENAGIIFIDEIDKIASGSKKGGSGPDVSREGVQRDLLPIVEGSTVNTKYGVIKTDHVLFVAAGAFHISKPSDLIPELQGRFPIRVELNNLTHEDFVRILKEPKNALTRQYQALFETEGVAVEFTDDAIEELAKTAFTINAEVENIGARRLHTVMSRLLNEFLFDVPDKIPTNARITINADLVREKLSGLAKNKDLSEYIL; encoded by the coding sequence ATGATGGATTCAAGTTATTTAACACCGCAACAAATTGTAGCCGAGCTGGATAAGTACATTATCGGTCAGCACGATGCCAAGCGCAATGTAGCCATAGCGTTGCGGAACCGTTGGCGCAGAATGAGTGTGCAGTCGGAGATAAAAAATGAGATTGTCCCCAATAATATTTTAATGATAGGGGCAACTGGGGTGGGTAAAACAGAAATTGCCCGAAGATTGGCCAAGTTGGCGGATGCGCCCTTTGTAAAAGTGGAGGCTTCTAAATTTACGGAAGTGGGTTACGTGGGCCGCGATGTGGAGAGCATGGTACGCGACCTGGTGGAGCAATCGGTAAACATGGTGAAATCGCGTAAGAAGGAGGAGGTGAAGGAAAAAGCAGCGGCCATTGTGGAAGATATTATTCTGGATGCTCTTATTCCACCGCTAAAGCAACAAACTGTCCGAACGGGTTTTTCTCCGCAACCCGAGGTGGTGGGGCAGGAAGTACCTACGTCCGACATGGAGTTGAATGAGCGCACCCGCGCATTGTTTCGTGAGAAGTTGAAAAACGGAGAACTGGAGGAGCGCAAGATCGACATTAACATCAAGCCTTCAGGTAATCCAAATATAGGCATGATCGGAGCGGGCATGATGGATGAGGTTTCTATGATGAACCTGCAAGACATGATCAGCGGCATGATGCCCAAGAAGGCAAAGAAGCGTAAGGTTACGGTGGCTGAAGCGAGAAGAATTCTATTGGAAGAAGAAGCTTCCAAACTCATAGATATGGATGAGGTAAAAGACGAAGCCATTCAACGCGCAGAAAATGCCGGTATAATTTTTATTGATGAGATTGATAAGATTGCTTCCGGTTCAAAAAAAGGTGGCAGTGGCCCGGATGTAAGCCGCGAAGGGGTACAACGCGATTTGCTTCCGATTGTAGAGGGCAGTACGGTGAATACCAAGTATGGTGTTATTAAAACCGATCATGTATTGTTTGTGGCGGCTGGGGCCTTTCATATCAGCAAGCCCTCTGATCTGATTCCTGAACTTCAGGGGCGTTTCCCCATTCGTGTTGAGTTAAACAACCTGACGCATGAAGATTTTGTGCGTATTTTGAAAGAACCGAAGAATGCCCTCACCCGTCAGTACCAGGCTTTGTTTGAAACAGAGGGTGTTGCGGTTGAGTTTACAGACGATGCGATTGAAGAACTGGCCAAGACAGCCTTTACCATTAATGCCGAAGTGGAAAACATTGGGGCCCGCAGGTTGCACACGGTGATGAGCCGGTTGTTGAATGAATTTTTGTTTGATGTTCCTGATAAAATTCCAACAAACGCCCGCATCACCATCAACGCTGATTTGGTGCGCGAAAAGCTTTCAGGATTGGCGAAGAATAAAGACCTAAGCGAGTACATCCTGTAA
- a CDS encoding DUF4421 family protein has protein sequence MRILAFSFFVFIFIGVTAQDSLRAYYIQDYPERFSLWPVLKQRSLSFAVRDRQEERSRINYYPNNSFSLGVGGYIFDLAIEATFAIPLNEKSKQIYGESEVRDLQVNLLAKKFAADVYYQKYTGFYIDDRRTTIPPGNPYPQRADIDTRNFGIGGIYVFNNRKFSLRSAFNYVDQQLRSKGSFILGGTINSFKLAADSVVLTEASRAELGEGADFDMLRSTTISLTPGYSHTFIWRKLFLNGTLAVGPAHHWIRYQETGVQKDDITINSTSYVRLGVGYNSDRFFGGLGFSAQSRTILYGDLHVVNTTSMFRAVVGYRFREIGILEKRAVDFIPMGL, from the coding sequence ATGCGCATTCTGGCTTTTTCTTTTTTTGTTTTCATTTTTATAGGAGTTACCGCGCAAGACTCCCTGCGCGCGTATTACATTCAGGATTATCCTGAACGGTTTTCGCTATGGCCGGTGCTGAAGCAACGGTCGTTGTCATTTGCTGTACGCGACCGTCAGGAAGAAAGGAGCCGCATTAATTATTATCCGAATAATTCATTCTCATTGGGTGTGGGTGGATATATTTTTGATTTAGCCATTGAAGCAACATTTGCCATTCCGTTAAACGAAAAGAGTAAACAGATCTACGGTGAATCTGAGGTTCGTGATCTTCAGGTAAATCTGTTGGCTAAAAAATTTGCAGCCGATGTTTATTACCAGAAGTATACGGGTTTTTATATTGACGACAGGCGTACGACCATTCCGCCAGGTAACCCGTATCCACAACGTGCGGATATCGATACGCGCAATTTTGGAATAGGAGGGATTTATGTTTTCAACAACCGCAAATTTTCGCTTCGCTCCGCGTTCAACTATGTCGATCAGCAACTGCGCAGTAAAGGTTCATTTATTCTGGGAGGTACAATCAACTCCTTTAAACTTGCAGCTGATTCGGTGGTGCTGACTGAAGCTTCACGAGCAGAATTAGGCGAAGGTGCTGATTTTGATATGCTACGCAGCACAACCATAAGCCTTACACCAGGCTACTCGCATACGTTTATCTGGCGTAAACTCTTTTTGAATGGCACATTGGCGGTGGGGCCAGCGCATCATTGGATCCGTTATCAAGAGACCGGAGTTCAAAAAGATGACATCACCATCAATTCAACTTCTTACGTGCGATTGGGCGTTGGTTACAACAGCGATCGTTTTTTTGGAGGCCTCGGTTTCTCTGCGCAATCACGAACCATCCTGTATGGCGACCTTCACGTGGTCAACACCACTTCCATGTTTCGTGCGGTAGTTGGGTATCGCTTTCGCGAGATTGGCATTTTGGAAAAGCGCGCGGTTGATTTTATCCCGATGGGGTTATAA
- a CDS encoding histidine phosphatase family protein, producing MKTLILIRHAKSSWADHDLSDFDRPLNERGLRDTPRMGKRFKEKGITPDKLITSPANRALTTCTLFAETIEFPKQNIKTEERLYHADEEEILDIVQNLKEPDDVVILFGHNPGFTDFVNRLMNIRIDNVPTCGIVACKLPVKEWKDVSWQSGQLLFFDFPKNTD from the coding sequence ATGAAAACACTTATTCTCATACGCCATGCCAAGTCCAGTTGGGCCGACCATGACCTTTCAGATTTTGATCGACCCCTGAATGAACGCGGCCTGCGCGACACACCCCGAATGGGTAAGCGCTTTAAAGAGAAAGGCATTACACCCGACAAGCTGATTACCAGTCCGGCTAATCGGGCCCTTACCACATGTACGTTATTTGCCGAGACAATTGAATTTCCGAAACAAAACATCAAAACAGAAGAACGGTTGTACCATGCTGATGAAGAAGAAATACTGGATATTGTTCAAAACCTGAAAGAACCGGATGATGTGGTGATTCTGTTTGGGCACAATCCCGGGTTTACCGACTTTGTCAATCGCCTGATGAACATCCGAATAGACAACGTACCTACGTGTGGCATTGTGGCTTGTAAACTACCGGTGAAAGAATGGAAAGATGTTAGCTGGCAGTCGGGGCAACTGCTCTTTTTTGATTTTCCTAAGAATACAGATTGA
- a CDS encoding lysophospholipid acyltransferase family protein yields MTKRSKKFKKIRRKIRYPAILGLVRIMIFISRLFPRKAWLALCGFLGGVSFCFARRSRKLAIRHLTMAYGKEKSETEIKALARQVFVMMGKNAGDIMRAFKVDNLEDFDKIRVANRAEIAEQAFAKGKGVIFLTAHLGAFEFVATELAFRGYKPLIIGTPMKDKRLTDLLWEQRNKLGASAIERGKETVRLIKTLKSGGTITILIDQDTKVKSVFVDFFGIPCATPIGATLLALKTGAAIVPVFYHLREDGMQEVNFCPEVELTITGDEETDMKVNTQRLNDVIEAEVRKHPSQWLWLHERWKTKPGQEIR; encoded by the coding sequence GTGACAAAACGATCGAAGAAATTTAAGAAGATCCGCAGAAAGATACGCTACCCGGCCATTCTAGGACTGGTGCGCATCATGATTTTTATTTCCCGGCTCTTTCCTCGAAAAGCGTGGCTAGCCCTATGCGGATTTCTTGGTGGTGTTTCTTTCTGTTTTGCCAGGCGATCACGCAAGCTGGCCATCCGGCACCTCACCATGGCCTATGGAAAAGAGAAATCAGAAACGGAAATCAAGGCTTTGGCCCGCCAGGTTTTTGTGATGATGGGAAAAAATGCGGGAGATATTATGCGCGCGTTCAAGGTTGATAACCTGGAAGACTTCGATAAAATCAGGGTAGCCAACAGGGCTGAAATTGCGGAGCAAGCTTTCGCAAAAGGGAAGGGTGTTATTTTTCTTACCGCTCATTTGGGTGCGTTTGAATTTGTAGCAACTGAGCTTGCCTTTCGCGGGTATAAGCCGTTGATTATCGGTACACCTATGAAAGACAAGCGGCTCACTGATTTGTTATGGGAACAGCGTAATAAATTAGGTGCATCAGCTATTGAACGTGGCAAGGAAACGGTTCGGTTGATCAAAACACTAAAATCCGGAGGCACCATCACCATTTTAATTGATCAGGATACAAAGGTAAAAAGTGTGTTTGTTGATTTCTTCGGAATACCCTGCGCCACGCCAATTGGTGCAACGCTGCTGGCCCTGAAAACCGGTGCTGCTATTGTTCCGGTTTTCTATCACCTGCGTGAGGATGGCATGCAGGAAGTAAATTTTTGCCCGGAAGTAGAGCTGACGATTACGGGTGATGAAGAAACGGATATGAAGGTGAACACCCAACGCCTCAACGATGTGATTGAAGCGGAGGTACGCAAACACCCGTCACAATGGCTGTGGTTGCATGAACGTTGGAAGACAAAACCAGGGCAAGAGATTCGGTAA